A region of Pseudomonas sp. Marseille-Q3773 DNA encodes the following proteins:
- a CDS encoding nuclear transport factor 2 family protein, which produces MTATTLPDGPELTPLTADTVLRYHLCWKHRDLDGVIALYHPDIQYHDFFQNRVLRYQELRDYVRACLPHEAGEDIVHSDRIRVDGSTAFIQYQVTVQGGNGLVAFQSSEAITVKDSLIWRVNEYATLVRQNGTCHARSGPRPATSRLGLSPRQLSTMAQDLEHYFQRQRPYLDPELDLQQVADATGYSRNQISYLLNQVLGQSFYRYVNHARLQHLMASLGDKNVGATIDDLAFNAGFNSLSAFYKCFREHTGLTPKAYLKQNSLRART; this is translated from the coding sequence ATGACCGCCACCACCCTCCCCGACGGCCCCGAGCTGACTCCGCTCACCGCCGACACCGTGCTGCGCTACCACCTGTGCTGGAAGCACCGTGACCTCGACGGCGTCATCGCGCTTTACCACCCCGACATCCAGTACCACGATTTCTTCCAGAACCGCGTGCTCCGCTACCAGGAACTGCGCGACTACGTGCGCGCCTGCCTGCCCCATGAAGCCGGCGAAGACATCGTCCACAGCGACCGCATCCGCGTCGACGGCAGCACGGCGTTCATCCAGTACCAGGTCACGGTCCAGGGCGGTAACGGCCTGGTGGCGTTCCAGTCCAGCGAGGCGATTACCGTCAAGGACAGCCTGATCTGGCGGGTCAATGAGTACGCCACCCTGGTCCGCCAGAACGGCACATGCCACGCCCGCTCAGGCCCGCGCCCGGCCACCAGCCGCCTGGGGTTGTCGCCCAGGCAGCTGTCGACCATGGCCCAGGACCTGGAGCACTACTTCCAGCGCCAGCGCCCCTACCTCGACCCGGAACTTGACCTGCAACAGGTGGCGGACGCGACTGGCTACAGCCGCAACCAGATTTCCTACCTGCTCAACCAGGTACTCGGGCAAAGCTTCTACCGCTACGTCAACCATGCCCGCCTGCAACACCTGATGGCCAGCCTGGGCGACAAAAATGTCGGGGCGACGATCGACGACCTGGCGTTCAACGCCGGTTTCAACTCGTTGTCGGCGTTCTACAAGTGCTTCCGCGAACACACCGGGCTTACGCCCAAGGCCTACCTGAAGCAAAATTCCCTGCGTGCACGCACGTAA
- a CDS encoding ABC transporter substrate-binding protein, translating to MRPVTRLSALLALGLISQAPAALANNLVFCSEGSPAGFDTAQYTSATDNDAAEPIYNRLVEFERGGTAVQPALATRWEVSDDGLRYTFHLREGVKFHSNKAFTPSRDFNADDVLFTFNRMLDKGHPFRQAYPTEFPYFVSMGLDKNIARVEKTGPMSVVFTLNKVDAAFIQNLAMSFASILSAEYAEQLLASGRASDINQQPIGTGPFAFQRYQKDSQIRYKGNRAYWAPDEVKIDNLVFSINTDPSVRIQKLRRNECQVTLHPRPADLPALKADSKLQVLQQPGFNLGYIAYNTQHPPFDRLEVRQAMDMAVNKQAILQAVYQDSGQLAVNAMPPTQWSYDSSIKDAPYDPDKARQLLQQAGVKPGSEITLWAMPVQRPYNPNAKLMAEMLQADWSKLGFKVRIVSYEWGEYLKRMKSGEHDIALIGWTGDNGDPDNWLGTLYNCDAIGSNNYSLWCDPQYDSLVKQAKQVTDRTQRTALYQQAQQRLKQQVPITPVAHSTVNQPLSVKVSDFKVSPFGRNDFSGVSVD from the coding sequence ATGCGCCCTGTCACTCGTCTTTCCGCCCTGCTCGCCCTGGGCCTGATCAGCCAGGCCCCGGCCGCGCTGGCCAACAACCTGGTGTTCTGCTCCGAAGGCAGCCCCGCCGGCTTCGACACCGCGCAATACACCAGCGCCACCGACAACGACGCCGCCGAACCCATCTATAACCGCCTGGTCGAGTTCGAGCGTGGAGGTACCGCCGTGCAACCCGCCCTGGCGACGCGCTGGGAGGTGTCCGACGATGGCCTGCGTTACACCTTCCACCTGCGCGAAGGGGTGAAATTCCACAGCAACAAGGCATTTACGCCCAGCCGCGACTTCAACGCCGACGACGTGCTGTTCACTTTCAACCGCATGCTCGACAAGGGCCACCCGTTCCGCCAGGCCTACCCCACCGAGTTTCCCTATTTCGTCAGCATGGGCCTGGACAAGAACATCGCCCGCGTCGAGAAGACCGGCCCCATGAGCGTGGTCTTCACCTTGAACAAGGTCGATGCTGCCTTCATCCAGAACCTGGCCATGAGCTTCGCCTCGATTCTTTCCGCCGAATACGCCGAGCAGTTGCTGGCCAGCGGGCGCGCCAGCGACATCAACCAGCAACCGATCGGCACCGGGCCGTTCGCGTTCCAGCGCTACCAGAAGGACTCGCAGATTCGCTACAAGGGCAACCGGGCCTACTGGGCACCCGATGAGGTGAAGATCGACAACCTGGTGTTCTCGATCAACACCGACCCTTCGGTGCGCATCCAGAAGCTGCGCCGCAACGAATGCCAGGTCACCCTGCACCCGCGCCCGGCCGACCTGCCGGCGCTGAAGGCCGACAGCAAGCTGCAGGTACTGCAGCAACCGGGCTTCAACCTCGGCTATATCGCCTACAACACCCAACACCCGCCGTTCGACCGCCTGGAAGTGCGCCAGGCGATGGACATGGCGGTGAACAAACAGGCGATCCTCCAGGCGGTGTACCAGGATTCCGGCCAACTGGCCGTCAACGCCATGCCACCGACCCAGTGGTCCTATGACAGCAGCATCAAGGATGCGCCCTACGACCCGGACAAGGCCCGGCAGCTGCTGCAGCAGGCCGGCGTGAAGCCCGGCAGCGAAATCACCCTGTGGGCCATGCCGGTGCAGCGCCCGTACAACCCCAACGCCAAGCTGATGGCGGAAATGCTCCAGGCCGACTGGAGCAAGCTCGGCTTCAAGGTGCGTATCGTCAGCTACGAATGGGGCGAGTACCTCAAGCGCATGAAAAGCGGCGAGCACGATATTGCCCTGATCGGCTGGACCGGTGACAACGGTGACCCGGACAACTGGCTGGGTACCCTTTACAACTGCGATGCGATCGGCAGCAACAACTATTCGCTGTGGTGCGACCCGCAGTACGACAGCCTGGTCAAGCAGGCCAAGCAGGTCACCGACCGCACCCAGCGCACCGCCCTGTACCAGCAGGCCCAGCAGCGGCTCAAGCAACAGGTGCCGATTACCCCGGTAGCGCACTCCACAGTGAACCAGCCGCTCAGCGTCAAGGTGTCCGATTTCAAGGTCAGCCCGTTCGGGCGCAATGATTTTTCCGGTGTGAGTGTTGACTGA
- a CDS encoding peptide ABC transporter ATP-binding protein — translation MAVVLSARELTRHYEVSRGLFKGHALVRALNGVSFELEAGKTLAVVGESGCGKSTLARALTLIEEPSSGSLQIAGTEVKGASKTERKQLRRDVQMVFQSPYASLNPRQKIGDQLAEPLLINTSLSKTERREKVQKMMEQVGLRPEHYQRYPHMFSGGQRQRIALARAMMLQPKVLVADEPTSALDVSIQAQVLNLFMDLQKEFNTAYVFISHNLAVVRHVADQVLVMYLGRPAEMGPKEDIYEKPLHPYTQALLSATPAIHPDPLKPKIRIAGELPNPLNPPDGCAFHKRCPYATERCAKEVPAFRQVGTRQVACHYAEQFL, via the coding sequence ATGGCCGTCGTTCTTTCCGCCCGGGAGCTTACCCGGCATTACGAAGTCTCCCGCGGGCTGTTCAAGGGCCATGCCCTGGTGCGTGCACTGAATGGCGTGTCATTCGAGCTGGAGGCTGGCAAGACCCTGGCCGTGGTCGGCGAGTCCGGCTGTGGCAAGTCGACCCTGGCCCGCGCCCTGACCCTGATCGAAGAGCCGTCGTCCGGCTCGCTGCAGATCGCCGGCACCGAGGTGAAAGGCGCCAGCAAAACCGAACGCAAGCAACTGCGCCGCGACGTGCAGATGGTGTTCCAGAGCCCGTACGCCTCGCTCAATCCGCGGCAGAAGATCGGCGACCAGCTGGCCGAGCCGCTGCTGATCAACACTTCGCTGAGCAAGACCGAGCGGCGTGAGAAGGTGCAGAAGATGATGGAACAGGTCGGCCTGCGCCCTGAGCACTACCAGCGCTACCCGCACATGTTCTCGGGTGGCCAGCGTCAGCGTATCGCCCTGGCCCGGGCGATGATGCTGCAACCCAAGGTATTGGTCGCGGACGAACCGACTTCGGCACTGGACGTTTCGATCCAGGCTCAGGTGCTGAACCTGTTCATGGACTTGCAGAAGGAGTTCAACACCGCCTACGTGTTCATCTCGCACAACCTGGCGGTGGTGCGACATGTGGCCGATCAAGTGCTGGTGATGTACCTGGGCCGACCGGCGGAAATGGGCCCGAAGGAGGACATCTACGAAAAGCCGCTGCATCCGTATACCCAAGCGCTGCTGTCGGCGACGCCGGCGATCCATCCTGATCCCCTGAAACCGAAGATCCGCATTGCCGGCGAGCTGCCCAACCCGCTCAATCCGCCGGATGGCTGCGCGTTCCACAAGCGCTGCCCGTATGCGACCGAGCGCTGTGCCAAGGAGGTGCCGGCGTTCAGGCAGGTGGGTACACGGCAGGTGGCTTGCCACTACGCAGAGCAATTTCTCTAG
- a CDS encoding OprD family porin — protein MRLFTLTALALSISALSTVTQADPQSQDYVPVTLKGSSEQEQASGFIDGQSLSGSTRNWYARERATRAPLWKYYKSDGTRHDTHSRDNWVQGTILNYSSGFTQGTVGFAVEAAGYNAIALEQGRAAIAGPNNRTLTHSDGDPVGQWSKMGLANVKARVSNTTLTVGRQSVDTPMIAYIGNRALPSSFQGAFLHSAEFDNLSFDLGTFDRVSPRTEQSLSKFRSEYSATGVETDRASTAGINYQPFKSLTTSLYATKVDDFWNQYYFGANHVLGDSAVLSLSTGLNYYKTVDAGSQKMGKIDNDTYSLSLGLTHQAHTVSASWQQVNGNEYFDYLHETNGIYLANSLLSDFNGPNEKSLQLSYVLNMAPYGVPGLKFNLYNARGWGIDGTHYRGTAYDVNGLDGETHYEWGIGTSYAVQSGPLKDTSIRATYTAHRASKAQGDGSLDEFRVVTTIPFNIL, from the coding sequence TTGAGACTATTCACCTTGACCGCACTGGCTTTATCCATCAGTGCCTTATCCACCGTGACCCAGGCCGACCCGCAGAGCCAGGACTATGTGCCCGTCACCCTCAAAGGCAGCAGCGAGCAGGAGCAGGCGAGCGGCTTCATCGATGGCCAGAGCCTGTCCGGCAGCACCCGCAACTGGTACGCGCGCGAACGCGCCACGCGCGCGCCGCTATGGAAGTACTACAAGAGCGACGGCACCCGCCACGACACCCACAGCCGTGACAACTGGGTGCAGGGCACCATTCTCAACTACAGCTCCGGCTTCACCCAGGGCACCGTCGGCTTCGCCGTCGAGGCCGCCGGTTACAACGCCATTGCCCTGGAACAGGGCCGTGCCGCGATCGCCGGGCCGAACAACCGCACCCTGACCCACAGCGACGGCGACCCGGTCGGCCAGTGGAGCAAGATGGGCCTGGCCAACGTCAAGGCACGCGTGTCCAACACCACCCTGACCGTCGGCCGCCAATCGGTGGACACACCGATGATCGCCTACATCGGCAACCGCGCCCTGCCCTCGAGCTTCCAGGGTGCGTTCCTGCACAGCGCCGAATTCGACAACCTGAGCTTCGACCTGGGCACCTTCGACCGCGTCTCGCCACGCACCGAACAGAGCCTCAGCAAGTTCCGCAGCGAGTACAGTGCCACCGGCGTGGAAACCGACCGCGCCAGCACCGCCGGTATCAACTACCAGCCGTTCAAGAGCCTGACCACCAGCCTGTACGCCACCAAGGTCGACGACTTCTGGAACCAGTACTACTTCGGCGCCAACCACGTGCTCGGCGACAGCGCAGTGCTCAGCCTGAGCACCGGCCTGAACTACTACAAGACCGTCGACGCCGGCAGCCAGAAGATGGGTAAAATCGACAACGACACCTACAGCCTGTCGCTCGGCCTGACCCACCAGGCCCACACCGTCAGCGCCTCGTGGCAGCAGGTCAACGGCAACGAGTACTTCGACTACCTGCACGAAACCAACGGCATCTACCTGGCCAACTCGCTGCTGTCGGACTTCAACGGCCCCAACGAGAAATCGCTGCAGCTTTCCTACGTGCTGAACATGGCGCCCTACGGCGTGCCGGGGCTGAAATTCAACCTGTACAACGCCCGCGGCTGGGGCATCGACGGTACCCATTACCGTGGTACCGCCTATGACGTGAACGGCCTGGATGGCGAAACCCACTACGAGTGGGGCATCGGCACCAGCTACGCAGTGCAGAGCGGGCCGCTGAAAGACACCAGCATTCGCGCCACCTACACCGCGCACCGCGCCAGCAAGGCCCAGGGCGATGGCAGCCTGGACGAGTTCCGGGTGGTGACCACCATTCCGTTCAACATTCTCTGA
- a CDS encoding ABC transporter permease subunit, with protein sequence MLSFIARRLGLLIPTFFGITLLTFALIRLIPGDPVEVMMGERRVDPEMHAQAMERLGLNKPLPVQYLDYVGKLAQGDLGESLRTRESVWHEFLTLFPATLELAFAALLFAGIVGLLAGVIAALKRGSLFDHGVMGISLAGYSMPIFWWGLILIMFFSVSLGWTPVSGRIDLLYDIEPKTGFMLIDTLLSDEEGAFEDALMHLILPAIVLGTIPLAVIARMTRSSMLEVLREDYIRTARAKGLSPARVVFVHGLRNALIPVLTVFGLQVGTLLAGAVLTETIFSWPGIGKWLIEAIGARDYPVVQNGILLIACLVILVNFVVDILYGLANPRIRHQR encoded by the coding sequence ATGTTGAGTTTTATTGCCCGGCGCCTTGGCCTGTTGATACCGACGTTCTTCGGCATCACCTTGCTGACCTTCGCGCTCATACGCCTGATCCCCGGTGACCCGGTGGAAGTGATGATGGGCGAGCGCAGGGTCGACCCCGAAATGCATGCCCAGGCCATGGAGCGCCTGGGGCTGAACAAGCCGCTGCCGGTCCAGTACCTGGATTACGTCGGCAAGCTGGCCCAGGGCGACCTGGGTGAGTCGCTGCGTACCCGCGAAAGCGTCTGGCACGAGTTCCTCACCCTGTTCCCGGCCACCCTCGAGCTGGCCTTCGCCGCCCTGCTGTTCGCCGGCATCGTCGGCCTGCTGGCCGGGGTGATCGCCGCGCTCAAGCGCGGTTCGCTGTTCGACCATGGGGTGATGGGGATTTCCCTGGCGGGCTACTCGATGCCGATCTTCTGGTGGGGCCTGATCCTGATCATGTTCTTCTCGGTGAGCCTGGGCTGGACCCCGGTGTCCGGGCGCATCGACCTGCTCTACGACATCGAGCCGAAGACCGGCTTCATGCTCATCGACACCTTGCTCAGCGACGAAGAAGGCGCATTCGAGGACGCGCTGATGCACCTGATCCTGCCCGCCATCGTGCTCGGTACCATCCCGCTGGCGGTAATCGCCCGCATGACCCGTTCGTCGATGCTCGAAGTGCTGCGCGAGGATTACATCCGCACCGCCCGCGCCAAAGGCCTGTCGCCGGCCCGCGTGGTATTCGTGCACGGCCTGCGCAATGCCTTGATCCCGGTGCTGACCGTGTTCGGCCTGCAGGTCGGCACGCTGCTGGCCGGTGCGGTGCTGACCGAAACCATCTTTTCCTGGCCGGGCATCGGCAAATGGCTGATCGAAGCTATCGGTGCCCGTGACTACCCCGTGGTCCAGAACGGCATCCTGTTGATCGCCTGCCTGGTGATCCTGGTCAACTTCGTCGTGGACATCCTCTACGGCCTGGCCAACCCACGCATCCGTCATCAGCGCTGA
- a CDS encoding ABC transporter permease subunit yields MTSPIPKSVTPASPVDQSLLYPSPYKEFWQAFARNKGAVLGLAFMCLVVFCALFAPWVAPHDPSEQYRDFLLTPPVWLEGGSWQFILGTDELGRDLLSRLIQGARLSLLIGLSSVVMSLIPGILLGLLAGFFPQLLGPSIMRLMDVMLALPSLLLAVAIVAILGPGLINTVIAIAIVSLPSYVRLTRAAVMGELNRDYVTAARLAGAGLPRLMFVTVLPNCMAPLIVQATLSFSSAILDAAALGFLGLGVQPPTPEWGTMLASARDYIERAWWVVSLPGLTILLSVLAINLMGDGLRDALDPKLKNAA; encoded by the coding sequence ATGACTAGCCCGATTCCGAAATCCGTCACACCGGCCAGCCCGGTGGACCAGAGCCTGCTCTACCCTTCGCCGTACAAAGAATTCTGGCAAGCCTTCGCGCGCAACAAAGGCGCGGTGCTGGGCCTGGCCTTCATGTGCCTGGTGGTGTTCTGCGCGCTGTTCGCGCCGTGGGTCGCCCCGCATGACCCGAGCGAGCAGTACCGCGACTTCCTGCTGACTCCGCCGGTGTGGCTGGAAGGCGGCAGCTGGCAGTTCATTCTCGGCACCGACGAACTGGGCCGCGACCTGCTTTCGCGGCTGATCCAGGGCGCGCGGCTGTCGCTGCTGATCGGCCTGTCGTCGGTGGTGATGTCGCTGATCCCAGGCATCCTGCTGGGCCTGCTGGCCGGTTTCTTCCCGCAACTGCTCGGCCCGTCGATCATGCGCCTGATGGACGTGATGCTGGCCCTGCCTTCGCTGCTGCTGGCGGTGGCCATCGTCGCCATCCTCGGCCCAGGCCTGATCAACACGGTGATCGCCATCGCCATCGTTTCATTGCCCTCCTATGTGCGCCTGACCCGCGCCGCCGTGATGGGCGAGCTGAACCGCGACTACGTCACCGCCGCGCGCCTGGCCGGTGCCGGCCTGCCCCGGCTGATGTTCGTCACCGTGCTGCCCAACTGCATGGCGCCCTTGATCGTGCAGGCCACCCTGAGTTTCTCTTCGGCCATTCTCGATGCCGCGGCCCTGGGCTTCCTCGGCCTCGGCGTGCAACCACCGACTCCCGAATGGGGCACCATGCTGGCGTCGGCCCGTGACTACATCGAGCGCGCCTGGTGGGTGGTGAGCCTGCCCGGCCTGACCATTCTGCTCAGTGTGCTGGCAATCAACCTGATGGGCGACGGCCTGCGCGATGCGCTGGACCCGAAACTCAAGAACGCCGCCTGA
- a CDS encoding ABC transporter substrate-binding protein, with the protein MQRAFMKSRPLRLALAALLLGGATQLAAKPLVVCTEASPEGFDIVQYTTAVTADASAETVFNRLVDFKPGTTEIQPALAERWDISADGLTYTFHLRQGVKFHTTDYFKPTRDFNADDVLWSLNRQLDPNHPWHDKTSVGYPYFESMGFKELLKSVSKADEHTVVITLSRPEAPFLRDMAMAFTSIYSAEYGDQLLKAGKTAELNSKPIGTGPFIFQRYNKDAQVRFKPNPDYFRGKPPADALVFAIATDSNVRLQKLRANECQVALYPKPDDVPSIKQDPKLKVEEIEALVTGYISMNTEHKYLSDVRVRKAINMAFDRQTHVDQLFGKGNALVGVNPYPPTMIGYNNENRNPPRDLAKARELLDQAGVPPGTVLTLFTRNGGGPTNPNPRLSAEMLQADLKQIGLKLDIRVMEWAEMLRRAKKGEADLVSTGWAGDNGDPDNFLSPLLSCDAAKSGENYARWCNPKFQELISRAREVIDNDERARLYNEALKVYDDEQPWISMAHPKMFTAMRDNVEGYVINPLTNNNFATTKVK; encoded by the coding sequence ATGCAGAGAGCTTTCATGAAGTCCCGGCCACTGCGCCTGGCCCTGGCCGCGCTGCTACTGGGCGGCGCCACGCAACTGGCGGCCAAACCGCTGGTGGTCTGCACCGAAGCCAGCCCGGAAGGGTTCGACATCGTCCAGTACACCACTGCGGTCACCGCCGATGCCTCGGCCGAGACAGTGTTCAACCGCCTGGTCGATTTCAAGCCCGGCACCACCGAGATCCAGCCGGCCCTGGCTGAGCGCTGGGACATTTCAGCCGACGGCCTGACCTACACCTTCCATCTGCGTCAGGGGGTGAAGTTCCACACCACCGACTACTTCAAGCCGACCCGCGACTTCAACGCCGATGACGTGTTGTGGAGCCTCAACCGCCAGCTCGACCCGAACCATCCATGGCATGACAAGACCAGCGTCGGCTACCCGTACTTCGAAAGCATGGGGTTCAAAGAGCTGCTCAAGTCGGTCAGCAAGGCTGACGAGCACACCGTGGTGATTACCCTCAGCCGACCGGAAGCGCCATTCTTGCGTGACATGGCCATGGCCTTTACCTCGATCTACTCCGCCGAGTACGGCGACCAGTTGCTCAAGGCTGGCAAGACCGCCGAGCTGAACAGCAAGCCGATCGGCACCGGCCCGTTCATCTTCCAGCGTTACAACAAGGACGCCCAGGTTCGCTTCAAGCCCAACCCGGACTATTTCCGTGGCAAGCCGCCGGCCGATGCGCTGGTGTTCGCCATCGCCACCGACAGCAACGTGCGCCTGCAGAAACTGCGCGCCAACGAGTGCCAGGTGGCGCTCTATCCCAAGCCCGATGATGTGCCGTCGATCAAGCAGGACCCGAAACTCAAGGTCGAAGAGATCGAGGCCCTGGTCACCGGCTATATCTCGATGAACACCGAACACAAGTACCTGAGCGACGTGCGCGTGCGCAAAGCCATCAACATGGCCTTCGACCGCCAGACCCACGTTGACCAGCTGTTCGGCAAGGGCAACGCGCTGGTCGGCGTGAACCCTTACCCGCCGACCATGATCGGCTACAACAATGAGAACAGGAACCCGCCCCGTGACCTGGCCAAGGCACGCGAACTGCTTGACCAGGCTGGCGTACCGCCGGGCACCGTGCTCACGCTGTTCACCCGCAACGGCGGCGGCCCGACCAACCCCAACCCGCGCCTGTCCGCCGAAATGCTGCAGGCCGACCTCAAACAGATCGGCCTCAAACTGGATATCCGCGTCATGGAGTGGGCCGAGATGCTGCGCCGGGCCAAGAAGGGCGAGGCCGACCTGGTGTCCACCGGCTGGGCCGGCGACAACGGCGACCCGGACAACTTCCTCAGCCCGCTGCTCAGTTGCGATGCCGCCAAAAGCGGCGAGAACTATGCGCGCTGGTGCAACCCCAAGTTCCAGGAGTTGATCAGCCGCGCCCGCGAAGTGATCGACAACGACGAGCGTGCAAGGCTCTATAACGAGGCATTGAAAGTGTACGATGACGAACAACCCTGGATCAGCATGGCGCATCCGAAGATGTTCACCGCCATGCGTGACAACGTGGAGGGCTACGTGATCAACCCTCTGACCAACAACAACTTCGCCACCACCAAGGTGAAGTAG
- a CDS encoding ABC transporter ATP-binding protein, which produces MSLLQINNLNVRFGDANAVPVVDGLDLTVEAGEILAIVGESGSGKSVTMMALMGLIDAPGRITADALTFDGTDMLKLSGRQRRKVVGKDIAMVFQDPMTALNPSYTVGYQIEEVLRQHLGLKGKAARQRALELLKKVEIPAAESRLDAYPHQLSGGMSQRVAIAMAIAGEPKLLIADEPTTALDVTIQAQIMELLVNLQKERNMALILITHDLAVVAETARRVCVMYAGQAVEVGQVPELFDVPAHPYSEALLAAIPEHSIGAERLATLPGIVPGRYDRPAGCLLSPRCPYVQDNCRHQRPPLDPQANSLARCFYPLNQEVA; this is translated from the coding sequence ATGTCACTGTTGCAAATCAACAATTTGAACGTGCGCTTCGGCGACGCCAATGCCGTACCGGTGGTCGACGGCCTGGACCTGACGGTGGAAGCCGGTGAAATCCTGGCCATCGTCGGTGAGTCCGGCTCGGGCAAGTCGGTCACGATGATGGCCCTGATGGGCCTGATCGACGCCCCAGGGCGCATCACCGCCGACGCGCTGACCTTCGATGGCACCGACATGCTCAAGCTCAGCGGGCGCCAGCGGCGCAAGGTCGTGGGCAAGGACATCGCCATGGTCTTCCAGGACCCGATGACTGCGCTAAACCCAAGCTACACCGTGGGCTACCAGATCGAGGAAGTACTGCGTCAGCACCTGGGCCTGAAGGGCAAGGCCGCGCGCCAGCGTGCTTTGGAGTTGTTGAAGAAGGTCGAGATCCCGGCAGCGGAAAGCCGCCTGGATGCCTACCCGCATCAATTGTCCGGCGGCATGAGCCAGCGCGTGGCGATCGCCATGGCGATTGCCGGTGAACCCAAGCTGCTGATTGCCGATGAACCGACCACGGCGCTGGATGTGACCATTCAGGCACAGATCATGGAGCTGCTGGTCAACCTGCAGAAAGAGCGCAACATGGCGCTCATCCTCATCACCCATGACCTCGCCGTGGTGGCCGAGACCGCCAGGCGGGTGTGCGTGATGTACGCCGGCCAGGCCGTGGAAGTCGGCCAGGTGCCAGAGTTGTTCGACGTGCCCGCCCACCCCTACAGCGAAGCGCTGCTGGCAGCGATCCCCGAGCACAGCATCGGTGCCGAGCGCCTGGCCACCCTGCCCGGCATCGTCCCCGGGCGCTACGACCGCCCGGCAGGTTGCCTGCTGTCGCCGCGCTGCCCGTATGTGCAGGATAACTGCCGGCACCAGCGCCCGCCCCTCGATCCCCAGGCGAATAGCCTGGCACGTTGCTTCTACCCGCTGAACCAGGAGGTGGCGTAA